The following proteins are encoded in a genomic region of Salvelinus namaycush isolate Seneca chromosome 12, SaNama_1.0, whole genome shotgun sequence:
- the LOC120056585 gene encoding claudin-7-B-like — MANSGLQILGFALSLLGLIGLIVGTILPQWKMSAYVGDNIITAVSMYQGLWMSCAFQSTGQIQCKVYDSILQLDSALQATRALMIVGIIVTVAGLGVATMGMKCSNCGGDDKIKKSRITMTGGIILLIGSLSATIACSWFAHNIIKEFYNPFAPVNSKYEFGLAIFIAWAGAFLDIIGGAMLAASCPKGKPTPKYPIAATRPPSSTKEFV; from the exons ATGGCCAACTCGGGACTCCAGATTTTGGGTTTTGCCTTGTCGCTACTGGGTCTGATCGGGTTAATTGTAGGCACAATCCTGCCCCAGTGGAAGATGTCCGCCTATGTCGGGGACAACATCATCACAGCAGTGTCTATGTACCAGGGATTATGGATGTCTTGTGCATTCCAGAGCACCGGCCAGATCCAATGCAAAGTCTACGACTCAATTCTGCAACTTGACA GCGCCCTCCAGGCAACGCGTGCCCTGATGATTGTGGGCATCATTGTGACCGTGGCTGGACTGGGGGTGGCAACCATGGGAATGAAGTGCAGCAACTGTGGAGGAGATGACAAAATAAAGAAGTCTCGCATCACCATGACTGGCGGCATCATCCTGCTGATTGGAT CTCTGTCTGCAACTATTGCCTGCTCGTGGTTTGCTCATAACATCATCAAAGAGTTCTACAATCCATTCGCCCCTGTCAACTCCAA GTATGAGTTTGGTTTAGCCATCTTCATTGCCTGGGCTGGAGCCTTCCTGGACATAATCGGCGGTGCCATGCTCGCAGCATCATGCCCCAAGGGCAAACCTACACCCAAATACCCCATCGCCGCCACCCGCCCCCCTAGCAGCACCAAGGAATTTGTCTGA